In Penaeus monodon isolate SGIC_2016 chromosome 26, NSTDA_Pmon_1, whole genome shotgun sequence, the following are encoded in one genomic region:
- the LOC119589541 gene encoding nephrin-like (The sequence of the model RefSeq protein was modified relative to this genomic sequence to represent the inferred CDS: added 36 bases not found in genome assembly): MEGVLMTDTKDQILQEGNVSRSTLHVVPTRSNDGDMVSCRAENAMLEGAAMEDTRKLIVYYAPKLVLRAGVSLNMSNIKEGEDVYFECDIQANPKVFRVQWFQNGQELHHNITAGVILSNQSLVLQGVTRKSSGLYTCRAINMNGEASSNAVQLSVKFAPVCSADQKWVYGGGRHQPVNVTCRVESHPEASTFRWAFNTSSEYVEIPQDRIFSSRSRSMVAYTPQTHHDFGSLLCWGVNDVEAQHQPCVFHIVPAAVPEPVHNCSVWHNASAAGEVVVACEAGWSGGLTQTFTLEVRQGPRGGPRAGAGAGRVLAALRDQPEPHFTVTGLAPGTEYRLAVVASNAQGAAPPTVLVHLTPIDVAEKRTSPSAADSAGAGSLVSLTPILAVLLGVAASLVVCSVVLVVVMRARNANARARAATQTKIIYDKASPTAKGADDGGFVQQERGPDIILVKSDTRVPGDDKQLVRDYMRSRDGSFYINPGSLLNNGAVVTRETEALLPDPTMTSSVCSQGAAITRVTPSSSSSSPFLASVTSPSPGLTSTDSLARSSFCSGRGSPPASSVSTSSPRGSTSTVALHPDYCAQEDPRAPLVAAPLAAAAARESSV, from the exons ATATTGCAAGAGGGCAACGTAAGCCGCTCTACCTTGCATGTGGTGCCGACAAGGAGCAATGACGGTGACATGGTGTCTTGCAGAGCTGAAAATGCAATGTTAGAAGGAGCTGCAATGGAGGACACGAGGAAACTGATTGTTTATT ACGCCCCCAAGCTGGTGCTCCGGGCGGGCGTGAGTCTCAACATGTCCAACATCAAGGAGGGTGAGGACGTGTACTTCGAGTGCGACATTCAGGCCAACCCGAAGGTGTTCCGAGTCCAGTGGTTTCAGAAC gGCCAAGAACTCCACCACAACATCACGGCAGGAGTGATCCTCAGCAACCAAAGCCTCGTTCTTCAAGGCGTGACACGAAAATCCTCCGGCCTTTACACCTGTCGTGCCATTAACATGAACGGGGAAGCCAGTTCGAACGCCGTGCAGCTCAGCGTTAAGT tCGCGCCCGTGTGCTCCGCCGACCAGAAGTGGGTGTACGGCGGCGGTCGGCATCAGCCCGTGAACGTGACCTGCCGCGTCGAGAGTCACCCGGAGGCGTCGACCTTTCGCTGGGCCTTCAACACGTCGAGCGAGTACGTGGAGATCCCGCAGGACCGCATCTTCTCCAGCCGCAGCCGCAGCATGGTCGCCTACACGCCGCAGACGCACCACGACTTCGGTTCGCTCCTGTGCTGGGGCGTGAACGACGTCGAGGCCCAGCACCAGCCCTGCGTGTTCCATATCGTGCCCGCGG CCGTGCCCGAGCCGGTGCACAACTGCAGCGTGTGGCACAACGCCAGCGCGGCCGGCGAGGTGGTGGTGGCGTGCGAGGCGGGCTGGAGCGGCGGCCTCACGCAGACGTTCACGCTGGAGGTGCGGCAGGGGCCGAGGGGCGGGccgcgggcgggggcgggggcgggccgCGTGCTGGCGGCGCTGCGGGACCAGCCGGAGCCGCACTTCACGGTGACGGGGCTGGCGCCGGGCACCGAGTACCGGCTGGCCGTCGTGGCCTCCAACGCCCAGGGCGCCGCGCCGCCCACCGTCCTCGTGCACCTCACGCCCATCGACGTCGCCGAGAAGCGCACCAGCCCCTCCGCCGCCGACTCCGCGGGCGCCGGCTCGCTCGTCAGCCTCACGCCCATCCTCGCCGTGCTGCTGGGCGTGGCGGCGTCGCTGGTCGTGTGCTCCGTCGTGCTCGTGGTCGTCATGCGCGCCCGCAACGCCAACGCCCGCGCCCGCGCCGCCACGCAGACCAAGATCATCTACGACAAGGCGTCGCCGACCGCCAAGGGCGCCGACGACGGGGGCTTCGTGCAGCAGGAGAGAGGCCCCGACATCATCCTCGTCAAGAGCG ATACGAGGGTACCAGGTGATGACAAGCAGCTGGTTCGGGACTACATGAGAAGTCGAGATGGCTCTTTCTACATCAACCCAGGCTCCTTACTCAACAAT ggtGCGGTGGTGACCCGGGAGACGGAGGCTCTCCTGCCGGACCCGACGATGACCAGCAGCGTGTGTAGCCAAGGCGCCGCCATCACCCGAGTCAcgccgtcgtcctcctcctcctcgcccttcctcgCCTCCGTCACCTCTCCCTCGCCCGGCCTCACCTCCACGGACTCTCTGGCCcgctcctccttctgctccgGCCGCGGTTCGCCTCCTGCCTCCTCCGTGTCGACCAGCAGCCCCCGGGGATCGACGTCGACGGTGGCGCTGCACCCCGACTACTGCGCTCAGGAGGACCCAAGGGCGCCCCTTGTCGCCGcgcccctcgccgccgccgccgccagggAGAGCTCCGTCTAG